The genomic interval TCATAGCCGTACGTCGTCACCCCTCCGTCCGGGTGTTCCACCCGGATGAGCTGATCCCGGGCGTCCCAGAAGTAGGAGGTCTGCGTCTCTCCGTCGATGACCGCGAGGAGGTTGCCGTTGGGTGAGCGTTCTCAGGTTGGCCGCTGCCTCCCAGTTCAACACTGCTTTGTTCAGCGTTCCTTGCTTCTCCTGGCAGAGGCCGAGCCATTCGAGTGCCCGAGCCTTGCCTTCGGGATCCAGCATGCGCGCCGCAATCTGGTCCAGGCCCTCGAAGTAGCGCTCGGCCTCGGCGTAGCGCTTGCGCTCAAAGGCGACTTCGCCCAAACACTTCACCACGATGGCCAGGACCACGGGAGCCTTGGAGGCCACCGCTGGGACCAGCGCGCACTCGTACCAGTGCAAGGCTTGTTCGGTCGCCCCCGAGCGGCGGAACGCGTCCCCAATGCCTTGCATGACCAGCGCCTGCATCGAGTGGTTCTCCGTCTGCTGATAGTAGCCCAGCAGCACCTTGTACTTCTCGGCGGCCTCGGTGAACTGGCCCTGTGAGTAGTTGAGGGCGGCCAATGACAACAGCGCCTGCATGCGATCCGCCAGGGGCCGCTCTGGATCCGCCATCTCTTGCTGAAAGCTGGCCTGAACGGCGCTGGGGCCGAGGTCGATGTAGAGCGGGCGCACGCGCGGCCATCGAGGCGCCTCCTGAGGCGCTCCCGCCCTGGGAGGGGGCTGCCGGAAGATGAGACGCAGTCCCTTCATCCAGGGCTGGATGCTTTTCTTCGGAACAAAGGATGAGACGAGGGCTTCATACCCGGCGCAGATCCGCAATCTGCTCGGGAACCATCGCCCATATCAGCCGATGGCCACCTTCAAAGGGGAACAGCGTGCGTGCGAAGGAGATGGCATCGTGGAGTCGCTCCAGGGCTGGGCGGGATGGGGACTGGAGTTCCAGGGGGAATGGCGCCATGGGTGACTTCCCGGCCTCGACGAGTGCTTGAGAAGCGAGCTTGTGCTGCTCCTGGAGCTGCTTGATGGCTTCGTCAACGAAAGCGCGTGGCTCATGGAACGAATGCCCGAAAAGGAGGAAGACATCTACGTCCGAGGACTGCTCCAGGTCGCGCAGCACCTTGAGGAAGATGGCCGTGTCGTTCTCGGTGCACGAGGCCAGCAGCATCAGGTCCTCGCGCTGCTCGATGAACTCCTCGAGGCGCTGGTGGACCTCCTGAAGAATCCTTCGCATGGCCCTGACGTCCCCCCGGCAATGAGTCTCCTGCTCGGCGGCGGAACGCTACTGTGCCAGGGATTTCCGCTCAATGACATCAAGCCTGATGTGGCCCTGAGGGAGCACCCGTTCCGCGGTCCTCGGTGCATCGAGACCGCATGTCATTCGGACCATGCAGGGCGGAGTGTTCAATAGGCAACCAAAAGACGTCGAGGCCCAGGGACGAGCACCCCTCCACCAGTCCGGGCGATGTCTGGGTTTGGGGCATCGCCTGCCGGCATTCTCCTCGGGACAGCCCCTCCCGGACGGATGCACCAGGTGGTCGCATCCACTGTGCACTTGGTGGGCCCGCCGCTTTCACCAGGCGAGCTTCCTGTCCTTGATGTGAAGGCGCCCGATGCGAGGTGCGCCGAAGCGCTGGAGAGCCTTCGAGACGAAGTCGTCGAGTCGGCTCGATATGGGCGGAAGGACGCGCCCACCGTCCGGTTTCAAGCGGCCAGCTCGCGAGGGCAACACGCGAGCCGTCAGGACCCAAATGCGGCAGGAGCCCGCTACATGCAGCTCGCGCAGAAGAGCCGGCCCTGTTTGCGTCCGCCTCGGACGCCGCGGCGCAGGCCCTTCACGACCTTCTTGAGCCCGTCCGCGACATCGCTCCAGGAAGGCATCGGGAATCCACCGATGAGCACGTTCGGGTGGCCCAAGACGATGGCGCCAAAGTCCGGGACGAGCCCTGGGTCCTTGCCCACCATCATGCCCATGGCCATGGCCGCGGCATCCGCGGCGAGCTGCGCGGCGGCCACTCCGGCTCCGATGGCCTGACCCGCCGCGGCCGCGGAGCTGGCGGCCGCCGCATTGGCGTCATCGGCGGCAGCGGCCGCTGCGGCCTCCGCGCTCGAGTTCGCCGAGTCCATGGCGGCTGTCGCCACGCCGAGCGCCCCCGCGACCATGCCGGCGCCCGCCATCACCTTGCCCGCCACCGCCATCACCTTCTGCATCTTCGACATGGCCCCGCCCCCCGCCGAGGGGGTGCAGTGTTTGGTGATGTCCCCCATGCGCGCGGCCCGGGAGCCGCCGATGAAGACCTTGCTGGAGCCCGTGAAGATCTCCAGCGGAGGCATGAAGCTGCCGCACGTCACCGCCAGCCCCACGTCCCCCGCGCGCGCCGCGGGCAACCCGTTGATGAGCACGGACACGCAGCCGCTGAGCATCACCGCGCCCAGGCTGGGCAACGGAATGGGAGGCGCCGGAGGAATGAGGCTCGGCGGATGGGCGTGCGGATGCGGCAGCCCGACATGCAGCGCGGTGAGCGTGGCGGCCGGCAGCGCGGGAAAGAGGGCGGCGAGCGGCGCCGTCGCCAGGGCGAAGCCGGTGTTGAGCAGCTCCACCGGCGCGTTGATGACCCCCAGCACTCCACCCAGCACCTGATTGACGGCGCCCACCGTGCCCTGGTGCGCGGGAGGCGCCTGGCGGAAGGGGTCTGTCGTCCGGTTGACGACGCTGGCGAACGAGTCGACCGCGACGTTCTCACCCGTGGGCTGGATGAGGGGAGGCACCGGCGCGGGCGGTCTGTCCGCCTGACGCGCGCCATGGGCCGAGGTGGATCCTGGAGTAGCGCTCACGCGAGATTCTCCCGAGGCAATCCCTGCAACTCTTTCTTGCACGCCCGCTGCTCAATCACCATCCCCGCCTCCCCATAGACTTTCTCCAGACGCTCGAGCACCGAACGAAGCCGCACGTTGTACTCCACGGAGCGGCAGAACGCCGCCGCGTCCTTCCACGCCACCACGGCCTTGCCCAAGTCCTTGCGCAGATGGCGTGAGATGCCGATCTTCTCCATCGCATCCGCCTTGGGATAGGGATTGAGAGCCTTCATGGCGACGCGATCCGTGATGTCGAAGTATCCTTCGGCGTCCGTGTACTGCTTCAGCTCCAGACTCACATCCCCCGCCGCCATGGAGAGGTTGATGAGGACCGGCAGGGCCAGGGTATTCACCGCCACCGCGAGCCCCTGCTGATACCGCTCCTTGGCCTGCTCGAACCTGCCCACGGCGCGCAAGACATCCCCCGCGCCTTGCAAGCAGAGGGCTTGCATCTCCTTCTGCCCCTGCTCGGCGTAGTACGCGTGGAGCAAGGCATACTTCTCCGCCGCCGCTGGATAGCGCTTGTATGAGAAGTCCAATGCGGCCAATTGAAGCAGCGCCTGCATCCGCTCGGGGACGGGCGTCGCGGGGTCCACCGCGTCCTGGGCCAGGCTGTCCGTCAAGGCCGCCGTGCTGAGGTCGGGCTCGTAGACGAGCGCCCCTGTCACCCCGAGCTTTCGCAGTGCGGGCACGAGGAAGGGCGCCTCGCGGTCATCCCGCACGACGATGCGCAGCGAGCGCATCCACGGCTGGAAGCCGTCGTGAGGCAACAATTGACCCACCAGCTGCGAGTAGCTCACGCGGTCTTCAATCTTGAGGGGCATCATTGCCCACACGAGCCGGTGATCTCCGTCCGGGGGAAGCAGACCCCGCATGTGCTCGATGGCGGCCCGCAGGCGCGCTGCGGGGGACTGGCGCATGTCCTGGCATCCCGTCGGAAGAGGGGCCCAGCGCTCGTCGCCTTTCTCCTGACGCGCGAGGTTGGCTGCCTCCAGCTGGGCTTCCAGGTTGGCCACCAGGGCCGTGACGTACTGCGCCGCGGTCTGGGCTTCGTGGGCGAAGAGGAGGAAGAGGTCCGACGGGGTCTCTTGATCGAGCCCCTGAAGCGTCTTGAGGACCCACGCGGCTTCCCCCTCGGTGCTGCCCACCACGAGCAGCAAGTGGTCGCGTTGGTCGACAAAGCCGCTGAGCGTGTCCTGAAGTTCCTGGAGCTTGCGCCGCATGGCGTTGGTGAGTGTAACCGGTCTGTGTGACATCCGGCGAGCGATTCAATCGAACCGTCTTCCTGTCCATGAGCGTCATGCGATATGACTGCCCGCCAGGAAGAATCTCGACTTCCAGGGGGAGGCCACGTGTCGGACTCAGACGACGTGCTGCACCACGTCCAGCAATCTGCGCAGGTGGCGAGAGACACCGGCCAGGTGGTGCAGCAGGCTCGCGAGGGGAATGTTCCCATCCAACAGGTCCGTCAGCCGTTGGAGAATGCCCTGTCGCAGATTCCCCAGGTCCAGAACGCGGTGCAGCAGGCGCGGCGCGTCGAACAGGCCGCCAATCAGGTCTCAGGTGTGGCCAATCAAGTCCTGGGAGCCGCGGGCGCTGGAGGGGCGTTGGGTGCCCTGTCTGGACTGGTCAACGCCATCGCAGGCGAATCTCCGCTGGAC from Myxococcus stipitatus carries:
- a CDS encoding tetratricopeptide repeat protein, producing MRPLYIDLGPSAVQASFQQEMADPERPLADRMQALLSLAALNYSQGQFTEAAEKYKVLLGYYQQTENHSMQALVMQGIGDAFRRSGATEQALHWYECALVPAVASKAPVVLAIVVKCLGEVAFERKRYAEAERYFEGLDQIAARMLDPEGKARALEWLGLCQEKQGTLNKAVLNWEAAANLRTLTQRQPPRGHRRRDADLLLLGRPGSAHPGGTPGRRGDDVRL
- a CDS encoding PAAR domain-containing protein — encoded protein: MSATPGSTSAHGARQADRPPAPVPPLIQPTGENVAVDSFASVVNRTTDPFRQAPPAHQGTVGAVNQVLGGVLGVINAPVELLNTGFALATAPLAALFPALPAATLTALHVGLPHPHAHPPSLIPPAPPIPLPSLGAVMLSGCVSVLINGLPAARAGDVGLAVTCGSFMPPLEIFTGSSKVFIGGSRAARMGDITKHCTPSAGGGAMSKMQKVMAVAGKVMAGAGMVAGALGVATAAMDSANSSAEAAAAAAADDANAAAASSAAAAGQAIGAGVAAAQLAADAAAMAMGMMVGKDPGLVPDFGAIVLGHPNVLIGGFPMPSWSDVADGLKKVVKGLRRGVRGGRKQGRLFCASCM